The nucleotide window GTGAAAGCTGACTGGCATTTTTTATTGCCGCACTTTTGTCTGAGCCGAATATGTACGGTTTGTGGCGGTTCTTTGTAACCACAGCTATAAAATGCTGATAATTCTTTGAAATCCAGTTGATATCCATGCCCACAATCCCCATATTGCATGGCATACGTAGTAGAGGATAAGTGATGGGACAGGAAACTTACGAGTCAGTTGAAACCCCTGCGGATAGCAATGTGCTGCCGTTGTTGCCACTTCGCGATGTAGTGGTGTACCCCCACATGGTCATCCCTCTGTTTGTGGGGCGCGAAAAGTCCATTGTCGCGCTTGAACAGGCAATGGCCTCGCAGAAGCAAATTTTGCTGGTGGCGCAGAAAGACCCAGCCCACGATGACCCGGGCGCAGAAGATATTTACCGAGTGGGCACCGTTTCCACGGTGTTGCAGCTTCTGAAGTTGCCAGATGGCACTGTGAAAGTGTTGGTGGAAGGCAGCGAGCGGGTAGTGGTCAGTGAAATTGAAGAATTGGAGGACCACTTCCAGGCTCAGATTGAGCCTCTGGATGTGGGCGAGATGGATGAACGCGAGGCAGATGTATTGATGCGCTCTGTCATCAACCAGTTTGAGCAATACGTCAACCAGAGCAAGAAGATTCCCTCAGAAGTCGTCACTACTCTGGCTGGTATTGAAGATGCCGGTCGGCTCGCTGACACCATCGCTGCCCATATGACTTTGGGTTTAGAGCAGAAACAGGAAGTGCTGGAAATTGGCGATGAAAAAGCCCGTATTGAACATTTGATGGCGCTGATGGAATCGGAAGTGGATCTGTTCCAGATTGAACAGCGCATTCGCGGCCGCGTGAAAAAGCAAATGGAGAAGAGCCAGCGCGAGTACTATCTGAATGAGCAAATGAAAGCAATTCAGAAAGAGCTGGGTGATATCGACGAAGGCAGTAATGAGCTGGAGGCCCTGGAGAAAAAAATCCAGGAGGCTGGCATGCCTAAAGCGGCTCAGGAAAAAGCGGAGGCGGAACTGGGGAAGCTCAAACTGATGTCGCCCATGTCTGCGGAAGCATCGGTACTGCGTGGCTATATTGACTGGATGATCAGTGTGCCCTGGAAAAAGCGCAGTAAAGTGCGTCACGACCTGGAGCGAGCGGATCGTATTCTCAACGAAGATCACTATGGCTTGGAAGAAGTCAAAGAACGTATCCTGGAATTCCTGGCAGTACAAAAACGGGTCAAGAAACTCAAAGGGCCGGTGCTCTGCCTGGTAGGGCCTCCCGGTGTGGGTAAAACCTCCCTGGGTGAATCCATTGCCCGCGCTACCGGGCGCAAATTCGTGCGCATGTCGTTGGGTGGTGTGCGCGACGAAGCCGAGATACGTGGTCACCGCCGCACTTACATTGGTTCTATGCCCGGTAAGTTGATCCAGAAAATGGCCAAGTCAGAGGTGAAGAACCCGTTGTTCCTGCTGGATGAAATCGACAAGATGGGCATGGATCACCGTGGCGACCCTGCTTCAGCATTACTTGAGGTTTTAGACCCGGCCCAGAACCACAACTTCAATGATCATTATCTGGAAGTGGATTACGATCTGTCCGAAGTGATGTTTATCTGTACGTCGAACTCCATGAATATTCCGGAACCCTTGTTGGACCGAATGGAAGTGATCCGTATTCCCGGTTACACCGAAGATGAAAAGATCAATATTGCCAAGCGTTACCTAGAGCCCAAACAACGCAAAGCCAACGGGCTAAAAGACAGCGAACTCGACGTTTCTGAAGAGGCTGTCCAGGATGTGGTGCGCTATTACACCCGTGAAGCCGGAGTTCGGGGCCTTGAACGAGAGTTGGCCAAACTGTGCCGTAAAGTGGTTACCCGCCACGTGAAAGAGCAGGCCGCAAGCAAGGGTAAGGGCAAAGGTAAGGTTGCGTTGCCAAGTACCAGTATTGGCCCGGAGCAGTTAGAAGAATTGCTGGGAGTGCGCAAGTTCGACTTTGGCCGTGCAGAGGAAGAAAGTCAGATAGGGCAGGTTACAGGCCTTGCCTGGACCTCGGTGGGTGGAGAATTGTTGACCATTGAGTCATCAGCAGTTCCCGGCAAGGGAGGGGTTATCAAAACTGGCTCCTTGGGGGATGTGATGCAAGAATCCATTCAGGCAGCACTGACCGTTGTTCGCGGTCGTGCGCAAGGCTTGGGCATTAAAAAGGATTTTCACCAGAAACAAGATCTTCATATTCACGTGCCCGAAGGTGCCACACCAAAAGATGGCCCCAGTGCTGGTGTTGCCATGTGTACGGCTTTTGTCTCCGTGTTAACCGGCATCCCTGTGCGTGCTGATGTGGCCATGACTGGTGAAATTACCCTTCGCGGTCAAGTGCTTAGGATTGGCGGTTTAAAAGAGAAGTTGCTGGCGGCTCACCGGGGTGGCATATCAACGGTGATTATCCCCCATGAAAATGAGCGGGATTTGAAAGAGATCCCAGACAACATTAAAGCTGACCTCGACATTCACCCGGTAAAATGGATCGATCAGGTTTTGGAGATTGCTTTGCAATCTGCGCCGACTCCGTTGAGTGATGAGGAATTTGCTGCCGGCGACAAAAGCAGTGGTAACGGTGACGATTCAAGGGAGCGAATCAGTACACATTAAATTGTAAAAATACTTTATACGCTTGACCGGCCTACCCACTATTGGTATAAATTTCCGCCTACTGACGCGGGCTCCCAGCTTATGGGCTAGGGCATTTAGCGGAATGCAGAATTATAAACTGGGCTCATGCCAGTGAGCCTTTAACTAGAAATATTAAGTAATAATTGAATAGGGGTTACTCTCGTGAATAAAGCTGAACTGATCGAAACCATCGCTGCCGAAGCAGACATCTCCAAGGCATCTGCCAGCCGTGCACTGGATGCGGCCACTGGTGCTGTTGCAGCCGCTCTGAAAAAGGGCGACCAGGTTTCTCTGGTAGGTTTTGGTACTTTTTCTGTTAAGCACCGCGCCGCTCGTACTGGTCGCAACCCACAAACCGGTGCTGAAATTCAAATTTCCGCTGCCAATGTACCGAGCTTTAAGCCCGGTAAGGCTCTGAAAGACGCGGTAAACTAAAGCCAAGCTGGTTGCTGGTATTGCCAGCCACAGAGCTTGCTCTAAAAAGGGTGCACCAAATCTGGTGCGCCTTTTTTGCATAGAGGCAATGAGTAATTGCAATAATTGTTCTCTACAGTGTTAATTTTTAAAACAAGTTTTAAAACAGGATTAAGGGATCACCATGCTGCAGAATATGCGCGACAATTTGAAAAGCTTTGGCCTGATTATCGTGGTCATTATTTCAATTCCTTTCGTGCTAACCGGCGCCGAGCAATTTTTCACTTCCGGCTCCCAAGAGCCTACGGTGGCTGAGGTAAATGGCGTTGCCATTACCAGTGGCGATGTCGCCCGAGAGCTGAGCCGCTTGGGTATTCCCCCTCAGCAGCTGGAAACGATGGATCAGAGCATTCGTCAGCTGTTTGAACAGCAGGCGCTCAGTGCGATCACTTCACGTATCGGCATCCAGACCACTGCTGAGAAAGAGGGTATGGTGGTGTCCAGGGCTGCGATCAATGAGCGTATGCGCGAGGAACCTGCTTTCCAGCGCGATGGCCAGTTCGATCCTGATGTTTACTACTCGGTGCTGCAGCAGGCGGGGTATACGCCGTCATCCTATGTGGCCGGTTTGGAGCGAGACTTACTCACCGGACAATTTGTCGGTGGTTTGCTGAACAGTGACTTCATCAGCAACACCGAGCTTGAGCAGGCTGTTGCCGCCGCTGAACAGACTCGTGATTTTTACTATCTAACCATTCCTATGGCGCCAGTGTTGTCTGCGGTGAATGTGGATGAAGAAAGCCTGAAAGCCCACTACGAAAACGCCAAAGAGCAATTACAAGTGCCTGAACAGGTGGTGGTTGAGTATGTGGAGCTCAACCTCAGTAAGTTGATTTCTGCTCAATCAGCTTCTGAGCAAGAAGTTCGCCAGCGTTTTGAGGAAGAGCTGGCTGAAGCGCGTCAGCAAAATCAACAACAACGTCGTCTTGCCCACATTCTGATCAATCAAGGCAGTGATGCTGAACAACAACAACTGATAGCCGATATTAAAGCCCAGCTCGACCAGGATGGCGACTTTGCCGAACTGGCTCAATCCCGCTCTCAAGATGCGGGTACTGCCAATATTGGCGGTGACTTAGGCTTTATTGATCCGGCAATTCTGCCAGCTGAGCTGGCGGCTGCTGCAGAGCAGTTGGCGTTGAATGCGGTCTCGGCCCCTGTAAAAACAGACATGGGATATCACTTGGTAAAAGTAACCGATCTGCAACAGGCGGCACTGCCTACGTTTGAAGAACAACAGCATCGAATCGGCAACGATATTAAAACCGAACAGGCCGAAGCTCGTTACGCCAGCCTGTTGGAGAAGCTAAAAGAGGCTGCCTACGATACCTTTGGTGATGACAGCTTGAAGAAAGTCGCTGATGAACTGGATCTGGAAATGGCGTTATCTGAGCCGTTTTCCAGAAACGGTGGTACCGGTATTGCTACTGAGCCTGTGATTGTCACCGCTGCATACAGCAAGCCTGTGTACAACGACAATTTCAGCAGTGATGTTCAGGAATTGGTGCCCGGTGAGCGCGCCATCGTGGTTAAGTTAAAAGAAAAAATTCCCGCTCGTACCCAGGCATTGGAAGAAGTTCGTGATCAGTTGCTGGCTGAGCTGAAAAACGACAAGGCCAGCGAACAGGTGCAAGCCCGTGGTGAGTCGTTAAAAGCCCGCGTGGAATCTGGCGAGTCTTTGGAAGAAATTGCCAAAACTGAGCAGCTACCATGGCAGGTAGGCCTGCAAACCAAACGCAGCGGTGGCAGTGTAGATGCTGCTGCGCGAGATCGTGCCTTTGCGCTGCCAGCGCCAGCCCAGGGGGAAAGCCGGGTAGACAGTGTTACCAATAACAATGGCGACTATATCTTGCTGCAACTGACGGCGGTCAATTACCCGGAAGGTGACAAGCTGCCAGACGCCCAGCGCAATGCCCTCAGTGCTACGCTGGAGCGTTCGTCAGCCAACCGTGATTTGTCCGCTTATCAAAGCTGGATTGTCGGCCAGCTGAGTAAATAGCCGTATTGTTTGACGGCTACTCCTAAAAAAATGCCCCCGCAGTGCGGGGGCATTTTTTTATTCTGCCAAGAGACGGCTGTGAATCTGATTATATTTTCCGAATATCCACGAACAGGGTTAGCTTCTGGCCCGGCTGAAGGTATTTTTTGGGGTTCAAGCTGTTCCAGGAAAGAATGTCTTTTACCCGAACATTAAAGTGGCTGGCAATACGCGCCAGTGAGTCACCGCGTTTCACCCGGTAGTTCAGCTTGCGGTTGGCGGTGCGCAGTATCGGCTTATAGCTGGATACCTGCAATTGCTGCCCTGGCTTTAAGTGTTCGCTAGGGGCCAGGTTGTTCCAGGCACGCAATTGCTTAACACTCACCTTATTGTTGCGAGCAATCTTCCACAGAGAGTCGCCACTCACGACGGTGTAATAGCTTTGGCGGGTTTGCATGGGGGTAACACCAGCCCCGGGAATGCGCAGTACCTGGCCGATACTCAGCCGGTCTGAGCGCAGATTGTTTTCCTGGCGTAAGTCAGCCACCGTGACTTTGTGCTTTTTGGCAATACGGCCCAGGTAATCACCGGCTTTTACCCGGTATTCGCGGGCCGCCATCCACTGTTCTTTGGGGGTTGCCTCCAGCGCCTGCTGAAAACGCTCCACGGCATTCACTGGCAGCAACAGCTGCTGGTTCTTACCCGGTGCGGTGCTCAGACGGTTGAATGCCGGGTTGAGCCGATACAATTCTTCGCTGTCGATGGCCGCCAAAAGCGCGGCTTGCTCAAGGTCGATTTGGGCGTCAAAAGTGGCAACGCCAAAATACGGCTCATTGGCAATTTCCAGCAGTGACAGCTGGTGTTGCTCCGGGTTGGCGATAATCCGCGATACCGCCAACAGCTGCGGCACGTATGCACGTGTTTCCCGGGGCAATTTCAACGACCAAAAGTCAGTGGCTTTACCGGCTCGCTGATTGCGCTTGATGGCGCGCCTGACGGTGCCTTCGCCGCTGTTGTAGGCAGCGAGTGCCAACAGCCAATCGCCATCAAATAAACCGTTCAGGTACTCCAGATATTCCAGTGCTGCCCGAGTGGATTCGGTTACGTCCCGGCGACCGTCTTGCCACCAGTCTCGCTGCAAGCCAAAACGCTTTGCGGTGCCCGGTATAAATTGCCACAAACCCGCAGCATGGCTGTGAGAATAGGCAAAGGGGTCGAAAGCGCTTTCCACAGCCGGTAACAGGGCCAATTCCATGGGCATATCGCGGGCTTCCACTTCGTTAACGATGTGGAACAGGTAGCGTTCAGCGCGCTTCAGTACTCGATCAAAATACGCTGGGTGTGAGCCGTACCAC belongs to bacterium SCSIO 12696 and includes:
- a CDS encoding SurA N-terminal domain-containing protein; the encoded protein is MLQNMRDNLKSFGLIIVVIISIPFVLTGAEQFFTSGSQEPTVAEVNGVAITSGDVARELSRLGIPPQQLETMDQSIRQLFEQQALSAITSRIGIQTTAEKEGMVVSRAAINERMREEPAFQRDGQFDPDVYYSVLQQAGYTPSSYVAGLERDLLTGQFVGGLLNSDFISNTELEQAVAAAEQTRDFYYLTIPMAPVLSAVNVDEESLKAHYENAKEQLQVPEQVVVEYVELNLSKLISAQSASEQEVRQRFEEELAEARQQNQQQRRLAHILINQGSDAEQQQLIADIKAQLDQDGDFAELAQSRSQDAGTANIGGDLGFIDPAILPAELAAAAEQLALNAVSAPVKTDMGYHLVKVTDLQQAALPTFEEQQHRIGNDIKTEQAEARYASLLEKLKEAAYDTFGDDSLKKVADELDLEMALSEPFSRNGGTGIATEPVIVTAAYSKPVYNDNFSSDVQELVPGERAIVVKLKEKIPARTQALEEVRDQLLAELKNDKASEQVQARGESLKARVESGESLEEIAKTEQLPWQVGLQTKRSGGSVDAAARDRAFALPAPAQGESRVDSVTNNNGDYILLQLTAVNYPEGDKLPDAQRNALSATLERSSANRDLSAYQSWIVGQLSK
- the lon gene encoding endopeptidase La, with the protein product MGQETYESVETPADSNVLPLLPLRDVVVYPHMVIPLFVGREKSIVALEQAMASQKQILLVAQKDPAHDDPGAEDIYRVGTVSTVLQLLKLPDGTVKVLVEGSERVVVSEIEELEDHFQAQIEPLDVGEMDEREADVLMRSVINQFEQYVNQSKKIPSEVVTTLAGIEDAGRLADTIAAHMTLGLEQKQEVLEIGDEKARIEHLMALMESEVDLFQIEQRIRGRVKKQMEKSQREYYLNEQMKAIQKELGDIDEGSNELEALEKKIQEAGMPKAAQEKAEAELGKLKLMSPMSAEASVLRGYIDWMISVPWKKRSKVRHDLERADRILNEDHYGLEEVKERILEFLAVQKRVKKLKGPVLCLVGPPGVGKTSLGESIARATGRKFVRMSLGGVRDEAEIRGHRRTYIGSMPGKLIQKMAKSEVKNPLFLLDEIDKMGMDHRGDPASALLEVLDPAQNHNFNDHYLEVDYDLSEVMFICTSNSMNIPEPLLDRMEVIRIPGYTEDEKINIAKRYLEPKQRKANGLKDSELDVSEEAVQDVVRYYTREAGVRGLERELAKLCRKVVTRHVKEQAASKGKGKGKVALPSTSIGPEQLEELLGVRKFDFGRAEEESQIGQVTGLAWTSVGGELLTIESSAVPGKGGVIKTGSLGDVMQESIQAALTVVRGRAQGLGIKKDFHQKQDLHIHVPEGATPKDGPSAGVAMCTAFVSVLTGIPVRADVAMTGEITLRGQVLRIGGLKEKLLAAHRGGISTVIIPHENERDLKEIPDNIKADLDIHPVKWIDQVLEIALQSAPTPLSDEEFAAGDKSSGNGDDSRERISTH
- a CDS encoding LysM peptidoglycan-binding domain-containing protein, whose amino-acid sequence is MRLKPLTLLIAAASSALFTGCSQLPTVSETNKIDEPQLPVAISLSELVPTLKTSTPLSDEALRSQPEVEATIEANTLLDRVRAGMVLVGTQQNPRIDKQEKWYGSHPAYFDRVLKRAERYLFHIVNEVEARDMPMELALLPAVESAFDPFAYSHSHAAGLWQFIPGTAKRFGLQRDWWQDGRRDVTESTRAALEYLEYLNGLFDGDWLLALAAYNSGEGTVRRAIKRNQRAGKATDFWSLKLPRETRAYVPQLLAVSRIIANPEQHQLSLLEIANEPYFGVATFDAQIDLEQAALLAAIDSEELYRLNPAFNRLSTAPGKNQQLLLPVNAVERFQQALEATPKEQWMAAREYRVKAGDYLGRIAKKHKVTVADLRQENNLRSDRLSIGQVLRIPGAGVTPMQTRQSYYTVVSGDSLWKIARNNKVSVKQLRAWNNLAPSEHLKPGQQLQVSSYKPILRTANRKLNYRVKRGDSLARIASHFNVRVKDILSWNSLNPKKYLQPGQKLTLFVDIRKI
- a CDS encoding HU family DNA-binding protein — protein: MNKAELIETIAAEADISKASASRALDAATGAVAAALKKGDQVSLVGFGTFSVKHRAARTGRNPQTGAEIQISAANVPSFKPGKALKDAVN